In the Catenulispora sp. GP43 genome, one interval contains:
- a CDS encoding adenylate kinase, whose translation MRIVLVGPPGAGKGTQASFIASHLGVPKISTGDIFRANISQGTPLGVKAKEYLDAGQLVPDELTIDIVRDRLSQSDAAGGFLLDGFPRNVAQAEELDKILADNGVTPSAGKAYLDVVLDLEVDNDEVIKRISGRRLCRNDSGHIFHVDYSPSKSGDTCDICGGELYQRSDDAEDVVRTRLEVYAAETAPIIGYYREQGVLTTIDATGEVDVITQRAFAAVDTARG comes from the coding sequence GTGCGTATCGTTCTCGTCGGACCGCCGGGTGCGGGCAAGGGCACGCAAGCCTCGTTCATCGCCTCGCACCTGGGCGTCCCGAAGATCAGCACCGGGGACATCTTCCGGGCGAACATCTCGCAGGGCACCCCGCTGGGCGTCAAGGCCAAGGAGTACCTGGACGCGGGCCAGTTGGTGCCGGACGAGCTCACCATAGACATCGTCCGCGACCGGCTCTCGCAGTCGGACGCGGCCGGCGGCTTCCTGCTCGACGGCTTCCCGCGGAACGTGGCGCAGGCCGAGGAGCTGGACAAGATCCTCGCGGACAACGGGGTCACGCCCTCGGCCGGCAAGGCCTACCTGGACGTCGTGCTCGACCTGGAGGTCGACAACGACGAGGTGATCAAGCGGATCTCCGGGCGCCGGCTGTGCCGCAACGACTCCGGGCACATCTTCCACGTCGACTACAGCCCCTCCAAGAGCGGCGACACCTGCGACATCTGCGGCGGCGAGCTCTACCAGCGCTCCGACGACGCCGAGGACGTGGTGCGCACCCGCCTGGAGGTCTACGCCGCCGAGACCGCCCCGATCATCGGCTACTACCGCGAGCAGGGTGTGCTGACCACGATCGACGCCACCGGCGAGGTCGACGTCATCACGCAGCGCGCCTTCGCGGCGGTGGACACCGCTCGCGGCTGA
- the rpsH gene encoding 30S ribosomal protein S8 — MTMTDPIADMLTRLRNANSAYHDQVTMPSSKIKTHICEILKQEGYIASWKVEDAEVGKSLTIELKFGPNRERSIAGIKRISKPGLRVYAKSTNLPKVLGGLGVAIISTSTGLLTDRQAARKGVGGEVLAYVW, encoded by the coding sequence ATGACCATGACCGACCCGATCGCGGACATGCTCACCCGGCTGCGGAACGCCAACTCGGCGTACCACGACCAGGTGACCATGCCGTCGAGCAAGATCAAGACGCACATCTGCGAGATCCTCAAGCAGGAGGGCTACATCGCCTCCTGGAAGGTCGAGGACGCGGAGGTGGGCAAGTCCCTCACCATCGAGCTGAAGTTCGGCCCGAACCGTGAGCGCTCCATCGCGGGCATCAAGCGCATCTCCAAGCCGGGTCTGCGCGTGTACGCGAAGAGCACCAACCTGCCGAAGGTCCTCGGGGGCCTCGGTGTCGCCATCATCTCGACTTCGACCGGTCTGCTGACCGACCGTCAGGCGGCGCGCAAGGGCGTCGGCGGCGAAGTCCTCGCCTACGTCTGGTAA
- the rplP gene encoding 50S ribosomal protein L16 yields the protein MLIPRRVKHRKQHHPGRSGASKGGNNLAFGEYGIQALTPAYVTNRQIESARIAINRHIRRGGKVWINIYPDRPLTKKPAETRMGSGKGSPEWWVANVKPGRVLFELSYPNEERAREALLRATHKLPLKCRIIKREAGDI from the coding sequence ATGCTGATCCCTCGGCGGGTCAAGCACCGCAAGCAGCACCACCCCGGTCGCTCGGGCGCCTCCAAGGGCGGCAACAACCTGGCGTTCGGCGAGTACGGCATCCAGGCGCTGACCCCGGCGTACGTGACCAACCGGCAGATCGAGTCCGCCCGTATCGCCATCAACCGGCACATCCGCCGTGGTGGCAAGGTGTGGATCAACATCTACCCGGACCGTCCGCTGACCAAGAAGCCGGCCGAGACCCGCATGGGTTCCGGTAAGGGTTCGCCCGAGTGGTGGGTCGCGAACGTCAAGCCCGGCCGAGTGCTCTTCGAGCTCTCGTACCCGAACGAGGAGCGCGCTCGCGAGGCCCTGCTTCGCGCGACGCACAAGCTCCCGCTCAAGTGCCGGATCATCAAGCGTGAGGCAGGTGACATCTGA
- the rplV gene encoding 50S ribosomal protein L22: MAENKAKDLAGNEAIAQAKNIRMTAMKVRRVVDMVRGQDVEQALDTLRFAPYAAAEPVFKCVASAAANARNNKQLRGSLVISEAYVDEGPTLKRFRPRAQGRAYRIRKRTSHITIVVQETAGVAQKGRTR; this comes from the coding sequence GTGGCTGAGAACAAGGCCAAGGACCTCGCGGGCAATGAGGCCATTGCCCAGGCGAAGAACATCCGCATGACCGCCATGAAGGTGCGCCGCGTCGTGGACATGGTCCGCGGCCAGGACGTCGAGCAGGCGCTGGACACCCTGCGCTTCGCGCCGTACGCCGCCGCCGAGCCGGTCTTCAAGTGCGTCGCGTCGGCTGCCGCCAACGCGCGCAACAACAAGCAGCTCCGCGGCTCGCTGGTGATCAGCGAGGCGTACGTGGACGAGGGCCCGACCCTGAAGCGGTTCCGGCCGCGCGCCCAGGGCCGCGCCTACCGCATCCGCAAGCGGACCTCGCACATCACGATCGTGGTCCAGGAGACCGCGGGCGTCGCGCAGAAGGGCAGGACCCGATAG
- a CDS encoding type Z 30S ribosomal protein S14, which produces MAKKALINKALAKPKFKVRGYTRCSKCGRPHSVYRKFGLCRVCLREMAHAGELPGVTKSSW; this is translated from the coding sequence ATGGCGAAGAAGGCCCTGATCAACAAGGCTCTCGCGAAGCCGAAGTTCAAGGTGCGCGGCTACACCCGCTGCTCCAAGTGCGGCCGTCCGCACTCGGTCTACCGCAAGTTCGGCCTGTGCCGGGTTTGCCTGCGCGAGATGGCGCACGCCGGCGAACTGCCGGGCGTCACCAAGAGCTCCTGGTAA
- the map gene encoding type I methionyl aminopeptidase, whose product MHAHGDDDGLIELKTPEQFEVMKQAGKVVSRTLALLRSAVRPGITTGELDRIAEESIRSLGAAPSFLGYGDFPGSICASVNEEIVHGIPGSRVLREGDLISIDCGAIIPDEAGQAVAGRWNTRGWHADAAITVAVGEVAPELAELSRVTEQAMWAGIKAVKEGAALNDVSTAIDDSTRSHPRRYGIVRDYGGHGIGSAMHMAPMVFNYPVRGERTVLTTGMAIAIEPMLTLGKNKTRVLADDWTVVAKDGSYAAHWEHTVALTPEGVVVTTAPEE is encoded by the coding sequence ATGCACGCCCACGGTGACGACGACGGTCTGATCGAGCTGAAGACCCCGGAGCAGTTCGAGGTCATGAAGCAGGCCGGCAAGGTCGTGTCACGGACGCTGGCGCTGCTGCGCTCGGCGGTCCGGCCGGGCATCACCACCGGTGAGCTGGACCGGATCGCCGAGGAGTCCATTCGTTCGCTCGGGGCCGCGCCGTCCTTCCTGGGCTACGGCGACTTCCCCGGCTCGATCTGCGCCTCGGTCAACGAGGAGATCGTGCACGGCATCCCCGGCTCGCGCGTGCTGCGCGAGGGGGACCTGATCTCCATCGACTGCGGCGCGATCATCCCCGACGAGGCCGGGCAGGCCGTCGCCGGGCGCTGGAACACCCGGGGCTGGCACGCCGACGCCGCGATCACCGTGGCCGTCGGCGAGGTCGCCCCGGAGCTCGCCGAGCTGTCCCGGGTCACCGAGCAGGCGATGTGGGCCGGCATCAAGGCGGTGAAGGAGGGCGCCGCGCTGAACGACGTCTCCACCGCCATCGACGACTCCACCCGCTCGCACCCCCGCCGCTACGGCATCGTGCGCGACTACGGCGGCCACGGCATCGGCTCGGCGATGCACATGGCGCCGATGGTGTTCAACTACCCGGTGCGCGGTGAGCGCACGGTGCTGACCACCGGCATGGCGATCGCCATCGAGCCGATGCTGACCCTGGGCAAGAACAAGACCCGGGTGCTGGCCGACGACTGGACGGTCGTGGCCAAGGACGGCTCCTACGCCGCACACTGGGAGCACACGGTCGCGCTGACACCCGAAGGTGTCGTGGTGACCACTGCTCCGGAAGAGTGA
- the rplO gene encoding 50S ribosomal protein L15, which yields MTLKVHHLRPAPGAKTAKTRVGRGEGSKGKTAGRGTKGTKARYQVSARFEGGQMPLHMRLPKARGFKNPFKVTFQVVNLDKLSALYPAGGEVTVEDLVAKGAVRDNELVKVLGTGEVSVALQVKAHAFSASAKEKLAAAGGSAEEV from the coding sequence ATGACACTGAAGGTCCACCACCTCCGCCCGGCCCCCGGCGCCAAGACCGCCAAGACCCGCGTGGGTCGCGGCGAGGGCTCCAAGGGCAAGACGGCCGGCCGCGGTACCAAGGGCACCAAGGCCCGCTACCAGGTCTCGGCCCGCTTCGAGGGCGGCCAGATGCCCCTGCACATGCGCCTGCCCAAGGCGCGGGGCTTCAAGAACCCGTTCAAGGTGACGTTCCAGGTCGTGAACCTGGACAAGCTGTCGGCGCTGTACCCGGCCGGCGGCGAGGTCACCGTCGAGGACCTGGTCGCCAAGGGCGCGGTCCGCGACAACGAGCTGGTCAAGGTGCTCGGCACCGGCGAGGTGTCGGTCGCGCTGCAGGTGAAGGCGCACGCCTTCTCCGCCTCGGCGAAGGAGAAGCTGGCTGCGGCCGGCGGCTCGGCTGAGGAGGTCTGA
- the rpsQ gene encoding 30S ribosomal protein S17, with amino-acid sequence MSEQTVETTEERGARKVREGYVVSDKMEKTIVVEVEDRKKHPKYRKVVRRTTKLKAHDEQNTAGIGDRVLLMETRPTSATKRWRLVEVLEKAK; translated from the coding sequence GTGAGCGAGCAGACGGTGGAGACCACCGAGGAGCGTGGCGCGCGCAAGGTGCGCGAGGGGTACGTCGTCAGCGACAAGATGGAGAAGACCATCGTCGTCGAGGTCGAGGACCGCAAGAAGCACCCGAAGTACCGCAAGGTCGTGCGCCGCACCACCAAGTTGAAGGCCCACGACGAGCAGAACACGGCCGGCATCGGCGACCGCGTCCTGCTCATGGAGACCCGGCCGACCTCGGCGACCAAGCGCTGGCGCCTGGTCGAGGTTCTCGAGAAGGCCAAGTAA
- the rpsC gene encoding 30S ribosomal protein S3, which produces MGQKVNPHGFRLGITTDFKSRWYADKLYKDYVKEDVAIRRLMTEGMDRAGISKVEIERTRDRVRVDIHTARPGIVIGRRGAEADRIRGKLEKLTAKQVQLNILEVRNPESDAQLVAQGIAEQLAQRVAFRRAMRKAIQSSMKAGVKGIKVQVSGRLGGAEMSRSEQYREGRVPLHTLRANIDYGFYEAKTTFGRIGVKVWIYKGDVTSLSAQRALNAAEARAGRPQRDGDRRGGGRDGGGRPPRRDGGGGGGRGPRRDGGGGGGGQQSQAPAQAAAPAEAPAAAPTESKEA; this is translated from the coding sequence GTGGGCCAGAAGGTTAACCCGCATGGGTTCCGCCTCGGCATCACCACGGACTTCAAGTCCCGGTGGTACGCCGACAAGCTGTACAAGGACTACGTCAAGGAAGACGTCGCGATCCGCCGCCTCATGACCGAGGGCATGGACCGCGCCGGCATCTCCAAGGTGGAGATCGAGCGCACGCGTGACCGCGTCCGCGTCGACATCCACACGGCGCGTCCGGGCATCGTCATCGGCCGCCGCGGCGCCGAGGCCGACCGCATCCGCGGCAAGCTCGAGAAGCTCACCGCCAAGCAGGTCCAGCTGAACATCCTCGAGGTGCGCAACCCCGAGAGTGACGCCCAGCTGGTCGCGCAGGGCATCGCGGAGCAGCTGGCCCAGCGCGTGGCGTTCCGCCGCGCGATGCGCAAGGCGATCCAGTCTTCGATGAAGGCCGGCGTCAAGGGCATCAAGGTCCAGGTCTCCGGTCGTCTGGGCGGCGCCGAGATGAGCCGCTCGGAGCAGTACCGCGAGGGCCGCGTGCCCCTGCACACGCTGCGGGCGAACATCGACTACGGCTTCTACGAGGCCAAGACCACCTTCGGCCGCATCGGCGTGAAGGTCTGGATCTACAAGGGCGATGTCACCTCGCTGTCGGCGCAGCGTGCGCTGAACGCCGCCGAGGCCCGTGCCGGGCGTCCGCAGCGTGACGGCGACCGCCGTGGCGGCGGCCGCGACGGCGGCGGCCGTCCCCCGCGCCGTGACGGCGGCGGCGGCGGTGGCCGCGGTCCGCGTCGCGACGGCGGCGGCGGCGGTGGCGGCCAGCAGTCCCAGGCTCCGGCCCAGGCTGCCGCTCCGGCCGAGGCTCCGGCCGCGGCCCCTACCGAGTCTAAGGAGGCGTGA
- the rpsS gene encoding 30S ribosomal protein S19 codes for MPRSLKKGPFVDGHLMKKVDAQNAKNTKNVIKTWSRRSMIVPDMLGHTIAVHDGRKHVPVFITEAMVGHKLGEFSPTRTFKGHVKDDRRSRRG; via the coding sequence ATGCCGCGCAGTCTCAAGAAGGGTCCCTTCGTGGACGGCCACCTGATGAAGAAGGTGGACGCCCAGAACGCGAAGAACACCAAGAACGTCATCAAGACCTGGTCCCGGCGCTCGATGATCGTGCCGGACATGCTGGGTCACACCATCGCCGTGCACGACGGCCGCAAGCACGTCCCGGTGTTCATCACCGAGGCCATGGTCGGCCACAAGCTGGGCGAGTTCTCCCCGACCCGCACGTTCAAGGGTCACGTGAAGGACGATCGGAGGTCGCGCCGTGGCTGA
- the secY gene encoding preprotein translocase subunit SecY — protein sequence MLTAFARAFRTPDLRKKLLFTLGIMALFRLGAHIPAPGVDTHTLSQCVGISKSSGQSNGALGLINLFSGGALLQLSIFALGIMPYITASIILQLLTVVIPRLEALKKEGQAGQTKITQYTRYLTIGLAILQSTTMLTLMKNNPSALLGPGCSGSNVIYPKVDWVGMAVMVITLTAGTTLIMWLGELITDRGIGNGMSLLIFTSITANFPSSLWSIKQGSTTMDGWPVFFGVLLMGMVMVGAVVFVEQGQRRIPVQYAKRMVGRRMYGGSSTYIPMKVNQAGVIPVIFASSLLQLPLMIANFTNPNAQKGWAHWVDKEFGMTTNGYSLTYSITYFLLILGFAFFYVSITFVPDEIADNMKKYGGFIPGIRAGKPTAEYLQYVSTRVTWPGALYLAVIAIVPFIALAELHASGKFPFGGTTILIMVGVGLETVKQIESQLQQHNYEGFLR from the coding sequence ATGCTCACCGCATTCGCTCGGGCGTTTCGTACGCCCGACCTGCGCAAGAAGCTGCTCTTCACGCTCGGCATCATGGCCCTGTTCCGGCTGGGCGCCCACATTCCGGCCCCGGGTGTGGACACGCATACGTTGAGCCAGTGTGTGGGGATCAGCAAGTCCAGTGGTCAGAGCAATGGTGCGCTGGGTTTGATCAACCTGTTCTCCGGCGGTGCCCTGCTGCAGCTTTCGATCTTCGCGCTGGGCATCATGCCGTACATCACCGCGTCGATCATTCTGCAGCTGCTGACCGTGGTGATTCCGCGGCTGGAGGCCCTCAAGAAGGAGGGTCAGGCGGGGCAGACGAAGATCACGCAGTACACCCGGTACCTGACCATCGGGCTGGCGATTCTGCAGTCGACCACGATGCTCACGCTGATGAAGAACAACCCGAGCGCCCTGCTGGGCCCGGGGTGCTCCGGGTCGAACGTGATCTACCCGAAGGTCGACTGGGTCGGGATGGCCGTCATGGTCATCACGCTGACCGCGGGGACCACGCTGATCATGTGGCTCGGTGAGCTCATCACCGACCGGGGTATCGGCAACGGCATGTCGCTGCTGATCTTCACCTCGATCACCGCGAACTTCCCGTCCTCGCTGTGGTCCATCAAGCAGGGCTCCACCACCATGGACGGCTGGCCGGTGTTCTTCGGCGTGCTGCTGATGGGCATGGTCATGGTCGGCGCCGTGGTGTTCGTCGAGCAGGGGCAGCGGCGGATTCCGGTGCAGTACGCCAAGCGCATGGTCGGGCGGCGGATGTACGGCGGGTCCTCGACCTACATCCCGATGAAGGTGAACCAGGCCGGCGTCATCCCGGTCATCTTCGCCTCCTCGCTGCTGCAGCTGCCGCTGATGATCGCGAACTTCACGAACCCGAACGCCCAGAAGGGGTGGGCGCACTGGGTCGACAAGGAGTTCGGGATGACCACCAACGGGTACTCGCTGACGTACTCGATCACCTACTTCCTGCTGATCCTCGGCTTCGCCTTCTTCTACGTCTCGATCACCTTCGTGCCCGACGAGATCGCGGACAACATGAAGAAGTACGGCGGCTTCATCCCGGGCATCCGGGCCGGCAAGCCCACCGCCGAGTACCTGCAGTACGTCTCGACCCGCGTGACCTGGCCCGGCGCCCTGTACCTGGCGGTGATTGCGATCGTGCCGTTCATCGCGCTGGCCGAGCTGCACGCCAGCGGGAAGTTCCCGTTCGGCGGCACGACTATCCTGATCATGGTGGGCGTGGGCCTGGAGACCGTGAAGCAGATCGAGTCCCAGCTCCAGCAGCACAACTACGAAGGATTCCTGCGGTGA
- the rplR gene encoding 50S ribosomal protein L18, giving the protein MAFAVKIGKGPAKKRNAVKRRHLRVRKKVSGTALRPRLVVTRSARHMVAQIVDDVTRVTLASASTMEAGLRGGEGDKTARAKEVGKLVAERAKAKGVGTVVFDRGGNKYHGRVAAVADGAREAGLEL; this is encoded by the coding sequence ATGGCTTTCGCAGTCAAGATCGGCAAGGGTCCGGCGAAGAAGCGCAACGCGGTCAAGCGCCGTCACCTGCGCGTCCGCAAGAAGGTCTCCGGCACGGCACTGCGTCCGCGCCTGGTGGTCACCCGTTCGGCGCGCCACATGGTCGCGCAGATCGTGGACGACGTCACCCGCGTGACGCTGGCGTCCGCCTCCACCATGGAGGCCGGGCTGCGCGGCGGCGAGGGCGACAAGACCGCCAGGGCCAAGGAAGTGGGCAAGCTCGTCGCCGAGCGGGCCAAGGCCAAGGGTGTCGGCACGGTCGTCTTCGACCGCGGCGGCAACAAGTACCACGGCCGGGTGGCCGCGGTGGCCGACGGCGCCCGGGAAGCGGGGCTGGAGCTGTGA
- the rplE gene encoding 50S ribosomal protein L5 — translation MTVTETETSVQPRLKLRYREEIAPALKEQFGFPNVMLIPGLTKIVVNMGVGDAARDSKLMDGAVRDLAAITGQKPTVTRARKSIAQFKLREGQPIGAHVTLRGDRMWEFCDRLVSIALPRIRDFRGLSPKQFDGRGNYTFGLNEQSMFHEIDQDKIDRVRGMDITVVTTARNDDEGRALLRLLGFPFKEA, via the coding sequence ATGACCGTGACTGAGACTGAGACCTCGGTGCAGCCGCGTCTGAAGCTGCGCTACCGCGAGGAGATCGCGCCGGCGCTCAAGGAGCAGTTCGGCTTCCCGAACGTCATGCTGATCCCCGGTCTGACCAAGATCGTGGTCAACATGGGCGTGGGCGACGCCGCCCGCGACTCCAAGCTGATGGACGGCGCCGTCCGCGACCTCGCGGCGATCACCGGCCAGAAGCCGACCGTCACCCGGGCCCGCAAGTCCATCGCGCAGTTCAAGCTGCGCGAGGGCCAGCCCATCGGTGCGCACGTCACGCTGCGCGGGGACCGGATGTGGGAGTTCTGCGACCGGCTGGTGTCGATCGCGCTGCCCCGTATCCGCGACTTCCGTGGTCTGTCGCCCAAGCAGTTCGACGGCCGTGGCAACTACACGTTCGGTCTGAACGAGCAGTCGATGTTCCACGAGATCGACCAGGACAAGATCGACCGCGTGCGCGGCATGGACATCACCGTCGTGACGACCGCTCGCAACGACGATGAGGGTCGCGCCCTGCTGCGTCTCCTCGGATTCCCGTTCAAGGAGGCGTGA
- the rpmC gene encoding 50S ribosomal protein L29 has product MATGTTARELRELGDAELLEKLRESKEELFNLRFQQATGQLENHGRMRAVKKDIARIYTLMTERELGISTEEAK; this is encoded by the coding sequence ATGGCGACCGGGACCACCGCGCGCGAACTGCGCGAGCTCGGCGACGCCGAACTGCTGGAGAAGCTCCGTGAGAGCAAGGAGGAGCTGTTCAACCTCCGCTTCCAGCAGGCCACCGGCCAGCTTGAGAACCACGGCCGCATGCGCGCCGTGAAGAAGGACATCGCTCGCATCTACACCTTGATGACAGAGCGTGAGCTCGGCATCAGTACTGAGGAGGCGAAGTGA
- the rpsE gene encoding 30S ribosomal protein S5 translates to MAGPQRRGGGFGGQNNQGGGEGGNNRRERRDRRGDQAPVEKSAHIERVVTINRVAKVVRGGRRFSFTALVIVGDGEGTVGVGYGKAKEVRDAIAKGVEEAKKNFFKVPRIQGTIPHPVQGERAAGVVLLKPASPGTGVIAGGPVRAVLECAGVHDVLSKSLGSDNPINIVHATVAALKGLVRPEEVAARRGLPLEDVAPAALLRARAGVGS, encoded by the coding sequence ATGGCTGGTCCGCAGCGCCGCGGAGGCGGCTTCGGTGGGCAGAACAACCAGGGTGGCGGCGAGGGCGGCAACAACCGCCGCGAGCGTCGTGACCGTCGCGGCGACCAGGCGCCGGTTGAGAAGTCGGCGCACATCGAGCGCGTCGTCACCATCAACCGGGTGGCCAAGGTCGTGCGCGGTGGCCGCCGCTTCAGCTTCACCGCCCTGGTGATCGTCGGCGACGGCGAGGGCACCGTGGGCGTCGGCTACGGCAAGGCGAAGGAAGTCCGCGACGCGATCGCCAAGGGTGTCGAGGAGGCCAAGAAGAATTTCTTCAAGGTCCCCCGCATCCAGGGCACGATCCCGCACCCGGTCCAGGGCGAGCGCGCCGCCGGCGTCGTTCTCCTGAAGCCGGCCTCCCCCGGTACCGGCGTCATCGCCGGCGGCCCGGTGCGCGCCGTGCTGGAGTGCGCGGGCGTCCACGACGTGCTGAGCAAGTCGCTCGGCTCGGACAACCCGATCAACATCGTCCACGCGACGGTGGCGGCTCTGAAGGGCCTGGTGCGCCCCGAGGAAGTCGCCGCCCGCCGCGGGCTGCCGCTGGAGGACGTGGCCCCGGCCGCCCTCCTGCGCGCCCGTGCCGGTGTGGGGAGCTGA
- the rplF gene encoding 50S ribosomal protein L6 encodes MSRIGRLPIPVPTGVDVTINGQEVTVKGPKGTLSHTVVSPITIEKGDDGTLVVARPNDERVAKERHGLSRTLVNNMIIGVTQGYTKNLEISGVGYRVTAKGSDLEFSLGYSHPVPVPAPAGITFAVESPTKFSVSGIDKQLVGETCAYIKKLRKIDPYKGKGIKFAGEVIRRKAGKAGKK; translated from the coding sequence ATGTCTCGTATTGGACGACTGCCGATCCCGGTTCCCACCGGCGTCGACGTCACCATCAACGGCCAGGAAGTGACCGTCAAGGGCCCCAAGGGCACCCTGTCGCACACCGTGGTCTCCCCGATCACCATCGAGAAGGGCGACGACGGCACTCTGGTCGTCGCGCGTCCCAACGATGAGCGGGTCGCCAAGGAGCGCCACGGTCTGTCGCGCACCCTGGTCAACAACATGATCATCGGCGTGACCCAGGGCTACACCAAGAACCTGGAGATCTCCGGTGTCGGTTACCGCGTGACCGCCAAGGGCTCGGACCTCGAGTTCTCCCTCGGCTACAGCCACCCGGTGCCGGTCCCGGCTCCCGCCGGTATCACCTTCGCCGTGGAGAGCCCGACCAAGTTCTCCGTGTCCGGGATCGACAAGCAGCTGGTGGGCGAGACCTGCGCCTACATCAAGAAGCTGCGCAAGATCGACCCGTACAAGGGCAAGGGCATCAAGTTCGCCGGCGAGGTCATCCGCCGCAAGGCCGGAAAGGCTGGGAAGAAGTAA
- the rplN gene encoding 50S ribosomal protein L14, with amino-acid sequence MIQQESRLRVADNTGAKEILCIRVLGGSSRRYAGIGDVIVATVKDALPGAGVKKGDVVKAVIVRTVKERRRPDGSYIRFDENAAVLIKDGGDPRGTRIFGPVGRELREKRYMRIVSLAPEVL; translated from the coding sequence GTGATCCAGCAGGAGTCGCGGCTCCGGGTCGCCGACAACACGGGTGCGAAGGAAATCCTCTGCATCCGCGTGCTCGGTGGCTCCAGCCGCCGCTACGCCGGAATCGGCGACGTCATCGTCGCCACGGTGAAGGACGCTCTGCCCGGCGCGGGCGTCAAGAAGGGCGACGTCGTCAAGGCCGTCATCGTGCGCACCGTCAAGGAGCGCCGGCGTCCCGACGGCTCGTACATCCGCTTCGACGAGAACGCGGCCGTCCTGATCAAGGACGGCGGGGACCCGCGCGGGACCCGCATCTTCGGCCCGGTGGGCCGTGAGCTGCGCGAGAAGCGCTACATGCGCATCGTCTCGCTCGCCCCGGAGGTGCTGTAA
- the rplX gene encoding 50S ribosomal protein L24, with protein MNIKKGDLVQVITGKDKGLQGKVIQAFPETSKVLVEGVNRIKKHTKVGQSVRGSKTGGIITIEAPVHVSNVMLVVEHEGAKVVTRVGYRRVEEERTLADGSKKTVTRSVRYAKRTGKDI; from the coding sequence CTGAACATCAAGAAGGGTGACCTGGTCCAGGTCATCACCGGTAAGGACAAGGGTCTGCAGGGCAAGGTCATCCAGGCCTTCCCGGAGACCTCGAAGGTCCTCGTCGAGGGCGTCAACCGGATCAAGAAGCACACCAAGGTCGGCCAGTCCGTCCGCGGGAGCAAGACCGGCGGCATCATCACGATCGAGGCCCCGGTCCACGTCTCCAACGTGATGCTGGTCGTCGAGCACGAGGGCGCCAAGGTCGTCACGCGCGTGGGCTACCGCCGCGTGGAGGAGGAGCGCACGCTCGCCGACGGTTCGAAGAAGACCGTCACGCGCAGCGTCCGCTACGCCAAGCGCACCGGTAAGGACATCTGA
- the rpmD gene encoding 50S ribosomal protein L30, producing the protein MARLKITQTRSKIGTKQNHRDTLRSLGLKRINDTVVKEDLPQFRGMVHTVRHLVKVEEVD; encoded by the coding sequence ATGGCCCGTTTGAAGATCACGCAGACCCGCTCCAAGATCGGGACCAAGCAGAACCACCGGGACACCCTCCGGTCGCTCGGTCTGAAGCGGATCAACGACACCGTGGTGAAGGAGGACCTCCCGCAGTTCCGCGGCATGGTCCACACCGTTCGCCACCTCGTCAAGGTCGAGGAGGTCGACTGA